Proteins from a single region of Argopecten irradians isolate NY chromosome 7, Ai_NY, whole genome shotgun sequence:
- the LOC138327453 gene encoding beta-alanine-activating enzyme-like, whose translation MQAINTLLDIVSPYFTSHKDAPAVRFDDGETILVSTYSQLQKSTDQVTAALHRMEVKDEIVGICISPSQNLPAVLLGVLGCGAAFYNFEPSCVNFARHVVREMGVRVVLVDQDHLQKVESLLLEFDAVVMRDLWMLDFGLILIHLRGQTQHKHAASLAYCITTSGTTGLPKTVRVPHQCIVPNITHLRGIFNIADHDLIFLSSPLTFDPSIVDIFLALGSGACLLIVPHVVKMKPKSLLRMLYCRHKVTYLQATPSLVSRIGPEMLEKTLLGRMSHLKTLAFGGEKFPSISLLMKWRGPGNSTKFFNLYGTTEVSCWSTCYEVTQKDFSSHTDNLPLGQPLRDTIAIVLGDNGQQVKEGRGQLFLGGLRRRQCYLAGEEPDQRPPVLRGTGDTVSINNKGEITFLHRTDDQVKRNGQRINLCEIEKVVTKQEAVGDCRVLFYQRKLIVFVLLKETKTKTDSQIVLLWIQTRLPSQYWPDHVVMVSEFPVTTHGKLDKKALLQKLCDEPTTKNDSVTPGRITVVLETIWKEVLRTACHTPDVDSNFITSGGDSLTAVQFSDKVESSLNIKLPRLLDLVLHNTYKDIITYIEMCVNRAKSPQQMCMEKSVDIDESALKKGGTGNVNSDNFDIVVSVLNDEKRQFDISSSAERKDFYRKRKYDDKSEEIDLADAENRCKESLTFGNETGYKMVCENTISSVGRGNRGIICPNLKGDLMRANCLVRSERSLSQTYECNINSEHTNIDETQGHDSNMTLEICWKVNTGKCVDASPVIARHRSGSNTVFIGSHSHKFFAINLETGELQWEITLGDRIESSACVSMCGQYVIVGCYDWSVYVVERLTGDIWWKYKTGAEVKSSPAVDPQTSLVYIGSHDKHLHALDIKARTCLFKTYLGGGSIFSSPSVSSTLHTVYVGTLSGALSAVNSRTGYILWTYDCKKPLFSSPCVSQDGLYIGCVDGSMYHLSLDGKLVWSFATTAPVFSSPVICQEEDLMCTNKLTNQLAIFGSHDHCVYFLSHDGTLLWKRKLDSPVYSTPFCFNLINDEYWPVSPISSDKNNISFKEKFDNVNTDGHILLNVDKMTEVKTKSNSQEMHYSNAGKSAKKNNQCEWEESEVSIGQLQDDISTENETRTEDLKTLSSDRQQHTTTQKTDAVKCHGNGQSLTSDIWSGYSRDMTLCVIATTTGSVHVFDMRLGHELGMCKLPGEVFSSPVVCGRNIVIGCRDDFVYCLRINPAT comes from the exons ATGCAGGCTATAAATACATTATTGGATATTGTTTCTCCCTACTTTACAAGCCATAAAGATGCTCCAGCTGTCAGATTTGATGACGGAGAGACCATCCTTGTGTCTACTTACTCGCAGCTTCAGAAATCAACAGACCAG GTCACTGCTGCATTACACAGGATGGAAGTTAAGGATGAAATTGTTGGAATTTGTATCTCACCATCCCAAAACTTGCCTGCTGTTCTCTTGGG AGTGCTGGGATGTGGAGCTGCCTTTTACAACTTTGAGCCAAGCTGTGTGAACTTTGCCAGGCATGTTGTCAGGGAGATGGGAGTCAGAGTTGTGTTGGTCGACCAAGATCACTTACAG AAGGTTGAGTCTTTGTTACTGGAGTTTGATGCTGTAGTTATGAGAGATTTATGGATGCTGGACTTTGGTCTGATACTCATCCATCTTAGAGgacagacacaacacaaacacgcCGCTAGTCTGGCCTACTGTATCACTACCTCTGGTACTACAGGCCTGCCAAAGACTGTCCGAGTACCTCATCAGTGTATCGTACCCAACATCACACATCTCAG GGGAATTTTCAACATTGCTGATCATGACCTAATATTCTTAAGTTCACCTTTGACCTTCGACCCAAGCATAGTTGACATTTTTCTTGCCTTGGGAAGTGGTGCCTGTTTGTTGATAGTCCCACATGTGGTGAAGATGAAGCCAAAGTCTCTACTGCGTATGCTGTACTGCCGTCACAAGGTTACCTATTTACAG GCCACCCCGTCCCTAGTATCAAGGATTGGCCCAGAAATGCTTGAAAAAACACTACTAGGAAGGATGTCTCATCTTAAGACTCTGGCATTTGGAGGTGAGAAGTTTCCATCTATTTCCTTACTGATGAAGTGGAGAGGTCCTGGAAATTCTACAAAGTTCTTCAACCTGTATGGAACTACAGAGGTGTCATGCTGGTCAACATGCTACGAGGTGACCCAAAAAGATTTCAG tagCCACACTGATAACTTGCCTTTAGGACAACCATTAAGAGATACCATAGCAATAGTGCTTGGTGATAATGGCCAACAAGTGAAGGAAGGCAGAGGACAACTGTTCTTAGGAG GATTAAGGAGAAGACAGTGTTACCTAGCTGGAGAGGAGCCAGACCAAAGACCACCAGTATTACGGGGTACAGGTGACACGGTCTCCATTAAcaataaaggggagataacattTCTACACCGTACTGATGACCAGGTCAAACGCAACGGACAAAGGATCAACCTTTGTGAAATTGAAAAG GTTGTAACAAAGCAGGAGGCTGTAGGAGATTGTAGAGTTCTATTTTACCAGAGAAAACTTATAGTTTTCGTTTTATTGAAAGAAACTAAAACCAAGACAGACTCTCAGATAGTTTTACTGTGGATACAAACTCGTCTTCCTTCCCAATACTGGCCGGATCATGTTGTCATGGTATCAGAGTTTCCTGTGACCACTCATG GCAAACTAGATAAGAAAGCATTACTACAGAAACTGTGTGATGAACCTACAACAAAAAATGATAGTGTCACACCTGGGAGGATAACTGTGGTTTTGGAAACAATCTGGAAA GAAGTTCTTCGGACAGCTTGCCATACACCTGACGTGGATAGCAATTTTATCACAAGTGGAGGTGATAGTTTAACAGCTGTTCAATTTTCAGACAAGGTGGAGTCGTCTTTAAACATCAAACTTCCAAGACTTCTTGATTTAGTTCTACATAACACATACAAAGATATCATTACTTATATTGAAATGTGTGTCAATCGGGCAAAGTCCCCACAACAAATGTGTATGGAAAAAAGTGTGGATATTGATGAATCAGCTTTAAAAAAGGGTGGAACAGGAAATGTGAACTCGGATAATTTTGACATTGTAGTCAGTGTTTTGAATGATGAAAAGAGACAGTTTGATATATCCTCTTCTGCTGAAAGAAAAGATTTTTACAGGAAAAGAAAATATGACGATAAAAGTGAAGAAATTGATTTAGCTGATGCGGAAAACAGATGTAAGGAGTCATTAACGTTTGGAAATGAGACTGGCTATAAAATGGTTTGTGAAAATACTATTTCTTCTGTTGGAAGAGGAAATAGAGGCATCATCTGTCCTAATTTAAAAGGAGATTTGATGAGAGCAAACTGCCTTGTCAGATCAGAAAGATCTCTCTCACAAACATATGAATGTAACATAAACAGTGAACACACTAACATTGATGAAACACAAGGTCATGACAGTAATATGACCTTGGAGATCTGTTGGAAGGTCAACACAGGGAAGTGTGTTGATGCCTCACCTGTTATAGCCAGACACAG ATCTGGAAGTAACACAGTATTTATAGGTTCCCATTCCCACAAGTTTTTTGCCATCAACTTGGAAACTGGGGAGTTacaatgggagataactctgggTGATAGAATAGAATCATCAGCCTGTGTCAGTATGTGTGGACAATATGTTATTGTAG GATGTTATGATTGGTCTGTTTATGTGGTGGAGAGATTGACAGGAGATATTTGGTGGAAGTATAAAACTGGGGCAGAGGTCAAAAGTTCGCCAGCTGTTGACCCTCAAACATCATTGGTCTACATCGGGTCACATGATAAACATCTCCATGCTTTAGATATAAAG GCTAGGACGTGCCTGTTTAAGACTTACTTGGGAGGTGGTAGTATTTTCTCGTCTCCTTCTGTGAGTTCTACACTCCACACTGTCTATGTGGGCACTCTGTCTGGTGCTCTGTCTGCTGTCAACTCG AGGACTGGATACATCCTATGGACATATGACTGTAAGAAACCTTTATTTTCCTCCCCTTGTGTGTCACAGGATGGTTTATATATTGGCTGTGTGGATGGTTCTATGTATCATCTGTCACTAGACGGTAAACTG GTGTGGTCGTTTGCTACTACGGCTCCAGTGTTTTCTTCACCTGTTATCTGTCAAGAAGAAGATTTAATGTGTACAAATAAGTTAACCAATCAGTTGGCTATATTTGGGTCACATGATCACTGTGTATACTTTCTGTCACATGATGGCACGTTATTATGGAAGAGGAAGTTAGACTCTCCTGTTTATTCCacaccattttgttttaatttgataaatgatgaatattggCCGGTATCTCCGATTTCTTcagataaaaacaatatttcatttaaagagaaatttgataatgtaaatacagATGGTCATATCCTTCTAAACGTGGACAAAATGACTGAggttaaaacaaaatcaaactccCAGGAAATGCATTACAGCAATGCTGGCAAATCAGCCAAGAAAAACAATCAGTGTGAGTGGGAAGAGAGTGAAGTATCCATCGGACAGTTACAAGATGACATTAGTACGGAAAATGAGACACGCACAGAAGATCTTAAAACATTATCTAGCGACCGTCAGCAACATACTACGACACAAAAAACAGATGCAGTAAAATGCCATGGTAACGGGCAAAGTCTCACCTCTGACATTTGGTCAGGTTATTCGCGTGACATGACATTATGTGTGATTGCTACAACAACAGGAAGTGTCCATGTCTTTGACATGCGTTTGGGACATGAACTGGGCATGTGTAAACTCCCGGGGGAGGTGTTTTCATCTCCTGTAGTGTGTGGACGAAATATCGTGATTGGTTGTCGTGACGACTTTGTGTATTGTCTTCGTATAAACCCGGCTACctga
- the LOC138327456 gene encoding anaphase-promoting complex subunit 10-like — MSTKLTANPDLDVFKEEREGKLREVGGHAVWSLSSCKPGFGVDQLRDDSSDTYWQSDGPQPHLVNIQFRRKTTIHDICIYTDYKADESYTPNRISIRAGSHFNDLLEIEQIELSEPVGWVSIPMKQVNNKPIRTFMVQIAVLSNHQNGRDTHLRRIKIRSPVHDLSMAKMPKFTSLELMQYAYIK, encoded by the exons ATGAGTACCAAGTTAACAGCTAATCCTGATCTGGATGTATTTAAAGAAGAGAGAGAAGGAAAGCTGCGGGAAGTTGGTGGACATGCTGTATGGTCACTGTCATCATGTAAACCAG GTTTTGGTGTAGACCAGTTACGAGATGATTCTTCTGATACCTACTGGCAATCTGATGGTCCTCAACCACACCTTGTCAACATTCAGTTCCGACGCAAAACCACTATCCATGACATCTGCATCTACACCGATTACAAAGCAGATGAGAGCTATACTCCCAACAG GATCTCCATTCGTGCTGGGAGTCATTTTAACGATCTGTTAGAAATAGAACAAATTGAACTCAGTGAGCCAGTAGGATGGGTATCCATTCCTATGAAACAAGTGAACAATAAACCAATACGGACATTTATGGTTCAAATAGCTGTATTATCTAACCACCAAAATGGCCGCGACACACATCTACGCAGAATCAAGATACGCTCTCCTGTCCACGACTTGTCCATGGCCAAAATGCCGAAATTCACAAGCTTAGAACTGATGCAATATGCCTATATTAAATAG
- the LOC138327458 gene encoding methionine adenosyltransferase 2 subunit beta-like has product MAKKVLITGASGLLGRAVYKEFSSDESWEVLGLAFSRASGNLRKVDITSSEELTKVFDEFKPQIVIHSAAERKPDAVEKQPEATRRLNIDATKNICELAGRTGAWVLYISTDYVFDGKNPPYNEDASPNPLNKYGVSKREGEVTALEVSKENGVLRVPILYGHVHNLGESAVTCLFEKVMDTKNQCVMNDYERRYPTHCADIAVVIRQLSDQKLKDASSIGGIYHWSGDENMTKYDMAVVMATSLGIPTSHIEADKNPSVGAPRPYNAHLGCERVESLGFGRRTPFKDGIEPVLSPFTGK; this is encoded by the exons ATGGCCAAGAAAGTGTTGATCACCGGTGCCTCTGGCCTCTTGGGTAGGGCTGTGTACAAAGAGTTTTCGAGTGATGAATCATGGGAAGTATTAGGATTGGCATTCTCAAGAGCGAGTGGAAACCTTCGCAAAGTAGACATCACATCAAGTGAGGAATTAACGAAAGTGTTTGATGAATTCAAG CCACAGATAGTGATACATAGCGCTGCAGAACGTAAACCTGATGCTGTTGAAAAACAACCGGAGGCCACACGCAGACTGAACATTGATGCCACTAAAAACATTTGTGAATTAGCCG GAAGAACTGGAGCCTGGGTGCTGTATATCAGTACAGATTATGTATTTGACGGGAAGAACCCTCCGTACAATGAAGATGCCTCTCCAAACCCCTTGAACAAGTACGGAGTCAGTAAACGGGAAGGTGAAGTGACAGCTCTGGAGGTTTCTAAAG AGAATGGTGTACTGAGAGTACCTATTTTGTATGGACATGTACATAACCTTGGAGAGAGTGCTGTTACTTGTCTGTTTGAGAAAGTGATGGATACGAAGAATCAATGTGTCATGAATGACTATGAGAGAAGATATCCCACACATTGTGCTGATATAGCGGTGGTTATCAGGCAGCTGTCTGACCAAAAATTAAAG GATGCCAGCAGTATTGGGGGTATCTATCATTGGAGTGGTGATGAAAACATGACTAAATATGACATGGCTGTTGTCATGGCAACATCTCTCGGGATACCAACCAGTCACATCGAGGCTGACAAAAACCCTTCGGTGGGAGCACCTCGGCCATATAATGCACATTTAGGATGTGAACGAGTGGAAAGTCTAGGATTCGGTAGGAGGACTCCATTCAAGGATGGAATAGAGCctgtgttatctccctttactgGGAAGTAA